The Novipirellula galeiformis genome includes the window CAGCTCCGAGAAGATGGTCGATTCGCGGGCCATCGCTTCATCCAAACTATCGCCTTGGGAAACCGCGTCGTGCATGCGCAGTGTGGTTTCTTGTAGACGTGGGTTTTCCATCGCCTCGGCCAAGATCTTGAGCGAATCGAGCATCGGCACGCCGTTGGTTAACAGGTCGGCGAGCTGCGTACAAAAGTCGGCCGTTTGCTCCTTGGTCACGCGAACGGGTAACGAAATCGTGGTCCAACTTGGCTTGACCGCTTCGGGATCCACCAGACTCATCGGAAACAGCGATTGAGCGCGTAAGCGTCGCATCGCTTCGGCGCGATTGGCCGCCGCAATTTTGCCGGAGCATTTCTCGCCAGTCGCCGATTTGGCCGTGTAGGTAAAGTCAGTCATGATTCAGTCGCCCAAACGAATTAATCCGCTTTCGTAACGCGGAGGACTTCGTCGATGGTGGTCACGCCGGCAAGGGCCTTGTTCCAACCATCCATGCGCAATGTTTCCATGCCGCTTTGCATGGCTGCTTTTTTGATCAAGTCCGAGCTCGCGCCCTGCGAGGCCAGTTGCCGCACCTCTTCGTTCGTGACCAACAATTCATAGATGCCCATCCGACCACGATAGCCGGTCCGTCGGCAATTCTCGCAACCGCCCGGTCGGTACATTAGTAGCCGCGGATCGAGTCTCGCCTCGGCGGGAAAGTCGTCGGGCAATTCGTCGACGTCGGGACGATACGGTTCTTTGCAATCATCGCATAGCACGCGGACCAACCGCTGAGCCAAAACACCTTCGACCGTATTGGCTACCAGGAATGGTTCGACGCCCATGTCGTTCAGCCGCATGAACGCGCCGGCTGAATCGTTCGTATGCAAGGTGCTAAACACCATGTGTCCAGTCAACGAAGCTTGGGTCGCGTTTTCGGCGGTTTCCAAATCGCGAATTTCACCGATCAAAACCACGTCGGGGTCATGCCGCAAAATCGCCCGCAGACACGCGGCGAAGGTCAATCCCACCTTGGTGTGCACTTGAATTTGGTTGATCCCGTCAAGTTGGTACTCGATCGGATCTTCGGTGGTGACAATTTTGTTGTCCTCGGATTTGATTTCGCTCAGCGCGCTGTAGAGCGTCGTCGTTTTTCCCGAACCGGTCGGCCCGGTGACCAAGACGATGCCGTGAGGTAGCCGAATCAGTTTCTGGAACTTCTCGTACACCGAGTCGGGCATCCCGACGCCCTTGAGCGAGAAACTCAAATTCGATTTGTCCAACACACGCATCACCACCCCTTCGCCATGTAGCATCGGGATGATCGAAACACGGACATCGACTTCGCGACCGGCGACCCGCAACTTGATGCGACCGTCCTGAGGAATCCGTTTCTCCGCAATGTTCATCTTCGCCATGATTTTGAGGCGGCTGATGATGGCGGCGCGGAACTGGTTCATTTCCGGTGGAGTCGGTTGTTTTTGCAACACGCCGTCGATGCGATAGCGAAGCTTTAATCCCGCCTCTTGGGACTCCACGTGAATATCGCTGGCCCGCACCTCAATCGCTTCGCTGAGAATTTCGTTGACCAACCGCACCACGGATGCTTGCTGGGCTTCCTCGGCATCCTCCAAACTATCCGCATCGAGCTCCTCGAGCATCTCGACGTCACCCGCCTGACGTTGGAGCGCGATCAAGCCATCGATTGTCTCTGAACCGACACCCAGATTACGTTTGATCAGCCGTTGGACCGTCTCGGCGGTTGCCACCACGGGACGCACTTCGACCTCCAGAGCCGAAGCGACCGAATCGACCGCGGCAAAGTCAAAGGGATTGCTAATGGCTAATTTGATCCAGCCCGGGCCGCGCTCGAGCGGAAATACCTCGTGCCGATGAATCAACTTCATCGGGAACCCTTCCATGGCGTCGGCAGGCAAATCGCCCTCGTCCGTATCGAGCCACTCAAGACCCAAGGAACTTGCACTGACCGCCAATAACTCTTGGCGGTTATTGAACGACCATCGATCGACTAGCGTTTCCAACGGATCGCCATCACGCAATGTGTCGGCGAGTTGTCGTAATTGGGTCGAATCCAGCTGAGGATGTAGCGCAACAGTATTAGCAATCATCGTTCATTCCTTAGCAAACAGGTGGGAACTCGCTCCGCGAGCTGGGGGATTGGGTTAGCAAATGCCTAACCGAAACAGCGGTGGAGAACCGAATCGATCGAACCGCGTCTTCATCTCTTGGATGGGGTGACCGCGATGAAACCGGACTCAGTCGTCCGTGGATCGCTCTGGCAAAGGGTGGGATTGAAGTGCTGGGAGAATCTGAGTGAGCAGCTGAGGTGGGGAGGACGTGCGGAGCACGTAGGGTCGAAATGGATGGGTTACGTAGTTTGAACAGCCCAGAAACTACTTGAATTATCGTTACAGGTCAACTTGTTAGCATCTACGGGGAAACGAAAACTGCTCCTCTGAACCGTATAAACGATACTCGGATAAGTCAACTTTGGCGATTTTGGCAACCTGCGTTGCCGATCCCGGCTTTGAGGAACACGATTACTTAGCCATCAAAATCCGGAGAGCTTTCTCAATACTTGCGGTATTGGTGGAGCGGAGACGAATCAGATCTACCCTTCGGGAGGGGGCATCTTTGGCCTGCTGGTCGAGCGACTCAATGAAAGTGCGGATTTCGCCAGTCAACTCGGGGGGGGCACG containing:
- a CDS encoding GspE/PulE family protein, whose amino-acid sequence is MIANTVALHPQLDSTQLRQLADTLRDGDPLETLVDRWSFNNRQELLAVSASSLGLEWLDTDEGDLPADAMEGFPMKLIHRHEVFPLERGPGWIKLAISNPFDFAAVDSVASALEVEVRPVVATAETVQRLIKRNLGVGSETIDGLIALQRQAGDVEMLEELDADSLEDAEEAQQASVVRLVNEILSEAIEVRASDIHVESQEAGLKLRYRIDGVLQKQPTPPEMNQFRAAIISRLKIMAKMNIAEKRIPQDGRIKLRVAGREVDVRVSIIPMLHGEGVVMRVLDKSNLSFSLKGVGMPDSVYEKFQKLIRLPHGIVLVTGPTGSGKTTTLYSALSEIKSEDNKIVTTEDPIEYQLDGINQIQVHTKVGLTFAACLRAILRHDPDVVLIGEIRDLETAENATQASLTGHMVFSTLHTNDSAGAFMRLNDMGVEPFLVANTVEGVLAQRLVRVLCDDCKEPYRPDVDELPDDFPAEARLDPRLLMYRPGGCENCRRTGYRGRMGIYELLVTNEEVRQLASQGASSDLIKKAAMQSGMETLRMDGWNKALAGVTTIDEVLRVTKAD